One part of the Helicobacter cetorum MIT 99-5656 genome encodes these proteins:
- the miaB gene encoding tRNA (N6-isopentenyl adenosine(37)-C2)-methylthiotransferase MiaB has product MKVYIETMGCAMNSRDSEHLLSELSKLDYKETNDPKVADLILINTCSVREKPERKLFSEIGQFAKIKKPSAKIGVCGCTASHMGADILKKAPSVSFVLGARNVSKISQVIHQEKAVEVAIDYDESAYAFEFFEKKAEVRSLLNISIGCDKKCAYCIVPHTRGKEISIPMDLILKEAEKLASNGTKELMLLGQNVNNYGVRFSGEHAKVNFSDLLDKLSEIKGIERIRFTSPHPLHMNDEFLERFANNPKVCKSIHMPLQSGSSAILKAMKRGYTKEWFLNRVEKLKSLVPHVGISTDIIVGFPNESDEDFKDTIDVLEKVRFDTLYSFIYSPRPFTEAGAWKERVPLEVSSLRLERLQSRHKEILEEKAKLEVGKTHVVLVENVREDKNQVIGFEGRSDTGKFIEVICKEKRNLGELIEVKIVSNDKGRLVGAVKE; this is encoded by the coding sequence TTGAAAGTTTATATTGAAACGATGGGTTGTGCTATGAATTCTAGGGATAGCGAGCATTTGTTAAGCGAGCTATCCAAACTAGATTATAAAGAGACTAATGACCCCAAAGTAGCAGATTTGATTTTAATCAATACTTGTAGCGTGCGTGAAAAACCAGAACGGAAATTATTTTCAGAAATCGGTCAATTTGCTAAGATTAAAAAACCTAGTGCAAAAATTGGCGTTTGTGGATGCACAGCAAGCCACATGGGAGCAGATATACTCAAAAAAGCCCCAAGCGTGAGCTTTGTGTTAGGGGCTAGGAATGTGTCTAAAATCTCTCAAGTCATTCATCAAGAAAAGGCGGTTGAGGTTGCTATTGATTATGATGAAAGTGCGTATGCATTTGAGTTTTTTGAGAAAAAGGCTGAAGTTAGGTCGTTATTAAACATCTCTATAGGTTGTGATAAAAAATGCGCTTATTGTATTGTTCCGCACACTAGGGGTAAAGAGATTTCTATTCCTATGGATTTAATCTTAAAAGAAGCTGAAAAACTTGCTAGTAATGGCACTAAAGAACTGATGCTTTTAGGACAGAATGTGAATAATTATGGCGTGCGTTTTAGTGGCGAGCATGCAAAAGTGAATTTTAGCGATTTGTTGGATAAATTAAGCGAAATTAAAGGCATTGAAAGGATAAGATTCACTTCACCTCATCCCTTGCACATGAATGATGAATTTTTAGAGAGATTTGCAAATAATCCTAAGGTGTGTAAGAGTATCCACATGCCCTTACAAAGTGGCTCTAGTGCAATATTAAAAGCCATGAAAAGGGGCTATACCAAAGAGTGGTTTTTAAATAGGGTAGAGAAATTAAAATCCTTAGTGCCACATGTGGGCATTAGCACTGATATTATCGTAGGCTTTCCTAATGAAAGTGATGAAGATTTCAAAGATACTATAGATGTGCTAGAAAAAGTGCGCTTTGACACGCTCTATAGCTTCATTTACTCACCACGCCCTTTTACTGAAGCGGGAGCTTGGAAAGAGAGAGTGCCTTTAGAAGTTTCATCTTTACGATTGGAAAGATTGCAAAGTAGGCATAAAGAAATTTTAGAAGAAAAAGCAAAGCTTGAAGTGGGTAAAACGCATGTGGTGTTAGTGGAGAATGTGCGTGAAGACAAAAATCAAGTCATAGGTTTTGAAGGGCGTAGTGATACGGGAAAATTTATTGAAGTAATTTGTAAAGAAAAAAGGAATTTGGGCGAACTTATAGAAGTAAAAATTGTCTCTAATGATAAAGGACGCTTAGTTGGGGCAGTCAAAGAGTGA
- a CDS encoding YkgJ family cysteine cluster protein: MEKFDFSFDSKACENCGAKCCVGESGYIFLSIQEMQEISAFLGLEFEEFSKKYVKKVGYKYSLIEKDAKDLGLACVFLDLETKKCQIYPKRPKQCQAFPFWESVKSFSKEQKEAFCKSCPGIMQKAKEIKVC; this comes from the coding sequence ATGGAAAAGTTTGATTTTAGCTTTGATAGTAAGGCATGCGAGAATTGTGGGGCAAAATGCTGTGTAGGAGAGAGCGGATATATTTTTTTGAGTATCCAAGAAATGCAAGAAATTAGTGCCTTTTTGGGATTAGAATTTGAGGAATTTAGTAAAAAATATGTTAAAAAAGTGGGTTATAAGTATTCTTTGATAGAAAAAGATGCTAAAGATTTGGGGTTAGCATGCGTGTTTTTGGATTTAGAGACTAAGAAATGCCAAATTTATCCAAAACGCCCCAAACAATGCCAAGCTTTTCCTTTTTGGGAGAGTGTGAAAAGCTTTTCCAAAGAGCAAAAAGAAGCGTTTTGCAAAAGTTGTCCGGGCATCATGCAGAAAGCCAAAGAGATTAAAGTGTGCTAA
- the mqnF gene encoding aminofutalosine deaminase (Members of this family are aminofutalosine deaminase (MqnF), which works together in some variants of the futalosine pathway for menaquinone biosynthesis. Member protein HP0267 from Helicobacter pylori previously was shown capable of adenosine deaminase activity when expressed in Escherichia coli (PMID:23825549), but that function may not be physiologically relevant.) produces the protein MREIIGASLVFLCDEKCEVLQDYGVVFDEKIIEVGDYKSLVLKYPNLKAQFFKHSILLPAFVNPHIHFEFSNNKASFNYGSFANWLESVMQNRGAILQNGEIAIQNAINTQLKSGVGSVGAISSYLKEVNLLKSSPLNAVVFMEFLGSSYSLERLEIFETQFRDLKALENERFKIALALHAPYSVQKDMALSIIKLAKNSQSLLSTHFLESFEELEWLKNSQGWFKSFYQNFLNQTNAKTLYKSVNDYIEMFKDTHTLFVHNQFASLEVLKRIKSQVKNAFLITCPVSNRLLSGKVLDLEKVRKAHLNVSIATDGLSSNISLNFLDELRAFLFTQKPMPLLELAKIALLGATHYGAKALGLNNGEIQENKRADLSVFSFDESFTKEQAILQFLLHAKEVECLFLGGKKVI, from the coding sequence ATGCGAGAAATCATAGGGGCGTCTTTAGTTTTTCTTTGTGATGAAAAATGTGAAGTTTTACAAGATTATGGCGTAGTCTTTGATGAAAAGATTATTGAAGTAGGCGATTATAAAAGCTTAGTGCTTAAATACCCTAATTTAAAAGCACAATTTTTTAAACATTCTATTCTTTTGCCAGCCTTTGTTAACCCACACATTCATTTTGAGTTTTCTAACAATAAGGCGAGTTTTAATTACGGAAGTTTTGCTAACTGGTTAGAAAGCGTGATGCAAAATAGGGGGGCGATTTTACAAAATGGCGAGATAGCTATACAAAACGCTATAAACACACAGCTAAAAAGCGGAGTGGGGAGTGTGGGGGCGATTTCTAGCTATCTTAAAGAAGTCAATTTGCTCAAAAGTAGCCCTTTAAACGCTGTGGTATTTATGGAGTTTTTAGGAAGTAGCTATTCCTTGGAAAGACTAGAAATATTTGAGACACAATTTAGGGATTTAAAAGCGTTAGAAAATGAGCGTTTTAAAATCGCTCTAGCCTTGCATGCCCCTTATTCAGTCCAAAAAGATATGGCATTAAGTATCATTAAGTTAGCCAAAAACTCACAAAGCCTACTTTCTACGCATTTTTTAGAGTCTTTTGAAGAATTAGAATGGTTAAAAAACTCTCAAGGGTGGTTTAAGAGTTTCTATCAAAATTTTTTAAACCAAACTAATGCTAAAACGCTTTATAAGAGCGTGAATGATTATATTGAAATGTTTAAAGACACGCATACTTTATTTGTGCATAATCAATTTGCGTCTCTAGAAGTCTTAAAAAGAATTAAGTCTCAAGTCAAAAACGCTTTTTTAATCACATGCCCTGTTTCTAATCGCCTATTGAGTGGGAAAGTTTTAGATTTAGAAAAAGTTAGAAAAGCACATTTGAATGTGAGTATCGCTACAGATGGTTTGAGTTCTAATATTTCGCTCAATTTTTTAGATGAATTAAGGGCGTTTTTATTCACTCAAAAACCCATGCCCCTATTAGAATTAGCCAAAATCGCTCTTCTAGGGGCTACACATTATGGAGCTAAAGCACTAGGATTAAATAATGGTGAGATACAAGAAAATAAAAGAGCGGATTTGAGCGTGTTTAGTTTTGATGAAAGTTTTACTAAAGAACAAGCGATTTTACAATTTTTATTGCATGCTAAAGAAGTGGAGTGTTTGTTTTTAGGGGGCAAAAAAGTAATTTAG
- a CDS encoding lysophospholipid acyltransferase family protein has protein sequence MSLKFFRKNLVLKVVPRLAWGILWLLHKTCKNRYFLSQKLRDQQFIASFWHGEIGMLAFAYLKLKTPNLYVVASQHFDGSIAASLFESFGFKNIRGSSKKGGVRVLIEGLKHLKEGYDVGITPDGPKGPRHSIADGVIALAQKSGVGVSVCRVVCKNAWQLNTWDKFELPKPFSEVRYYMLEPVVIPKEWELSKAKEYLKKRMDSCGSVIEPSLQENVFEKGV, from the coding sequence TTGAGCTTAAAATTTTTTAGAAAAAATTTAGTGTTAAAGGTTGTCCCACGCTTGGCTTGGGGAATCCTTTGGTTATTGCATAAAACTTGTAAGAACCGCTATTTTTTATCTCAAAAATTAAGAGACCAACAATTTATTGCAAGTTTTTGGCATGGTGAGATTGGTATGCTGGCTTTTGCTTATTTAAAACTCAAAACCCCCAATTTATATGTGGTTGCAAGCCAGCATTTTGACGGCTCTATTGCGGCAAGTTTGTTTGAAAGCTTTGGCTTTAAAAATATTAGGGGTTCTAGCAAAAAAGGGGGGGTTAGAGTGTTGATAGAAGGGCTTAAACATTTAAAGGAAGGCTATGATGTAGGCATTACTCCAGATGGTCCTAAAGGACCTAGACATAGCATAGCTGATGGCGTCATCGCTTTAGCCCAAAAATCAGGGGTCGGAGTGAGCGTGTGTAGGGTGGTTTGTAAGAATGCATGGCAGTTGAACACTTGGGATAAATTTGAATTGCCCAAACCTTTTAGTGAAGTGCGCTACTACATGTTAGAACCTGTTGTGATTCCTAAGGAGTGGGAGCTTTCAAAAGCTAAAGAGTATTTAAAAAAGCGTATGGATTCTTGTGGGAGCGTTATTGAGCCTAGCCTACAAGAAAATGTATTTGAAAAAGGGGTTTGA
- a CDS encoding indole-3-glycerol-phosphate synthase, whose amino-acid sequence MQEIKILENLQKSLTLKESMLSYEMLGKSLSYNPYLPRAISKTKDYVFLTPGEIREKLLNESIDTECVIVNFKKLYEVGVPSVFDLEILGLLRRHASSFIIHDDFLMSHYQLLESVIQGSDGVILDEMLLKEDLKDMIEFALRLGLSVFVETKKASESLKALGVLAVLEKAPNSQNKKKIVFLD is encoded by the coding sequence ATGCAAGAAATAAAGATTTTAGAAAATTTACAAAAAAGCTTGACCTTAAAAGAGAGCATGCTCTCTTATGAGATGTTAGGCAAAAGCTTGTCGTATAATCCTTACTTACCTAGAGCCATCTCTAAAACTAAGGACTATGTTTTTTTGACCCCTGGTGAGATTAGAGAAAAGCTTTTAAATGAATCTATAGACACAGAATGTGTCATTGTCAATTTTAAAAAATTGTATGAAGTGGGTGTGCCAAGCGTATTTGATTTAGAAATCTTAGGGTTATTACGCCGTCATGCAAGCTCTTTTATTATCCATGATGATTTTCTAATGAGCCATTACCAGCTTTTAGAATCCGTTATTCAAGGTTCTGATGGGGTTATTTTAGATGAAATGCTTTTAAAAGAAGATTTGAAAGATATGATAGAATTTGCTTTGCGTTTGGGGCTAAGCGTTTTTGTAGAGACTAAAAAGGCTAGTGAAAGCTTAAAAGCGTTAGGGGTTTTAGCTGTGTTAGAAAAAGCTCCAAATTCTCAAAATAAGAAAAAAATAGTCTTTTTAGATTGA
- a CDS encoding HP0268 family nuclease — protein MKLVLAKNTRKSEQKSVELEDLYKKFSEERRSIFYFAPTNAHKDMLKAVDFFKEKGHTAYLDEVRVSTDEKDFLYELHII, from the coding sequence ATGAAATTAGTTTTAGCAAAAAATACGAGAAAATCCGAGCAAAAAAGCGTTGAATTAGAAGATTTGTATAAAAAATTTAGTGAAGAAAGACGCTCTATTTTTTATTTTGCCCCTACAAACGCTCATAAAGACATGCTTAAGGCGGTGGATTTTTTCAAAGAAAAAGGGCATACGGCCTATTTAGATGAAGTGAGAGTAAGCACTGATGAAAAAGACTTTCTTTATGAACTACACATTATTTAA
- a CDS encoding YfhL family 4Fe-4S dicluster ferredoxin yields the protein MSLLVSDECIACDACREECPSEAIEEGDPLYNIDPDRCTECYGYYDEPSCVSVCPVDAILPDPNNTESVEELKYKYESLQEQD from the coding sequence ATGTCGTTATTAGTGAGCGATGAATGTATTGCATGCGATGCTTGTAGAGAAGAGTGTCCTAGCGAGGCGATTGAAGAGGGCGACCCCCTTTATAATATTGACCCAGACAGATGTACAGAGTGCTATGGGTATTATGATGAGCCAAGTTGCGTGAGCGTGTGTCCTGTAGATGCAATTTTACCTGACCCCAATAATACAGAAAGCGTAGAAGAATTAAAATACAAATACGAATCTTTGCAAGAACAAGATTAA
- a CDS encoding tetratricopeptide repeat protein — MSIQMKRKFLASLLWVSLCLCLKADTLSEDHQILLSSDAFHRGDFATAQKGYMSLYKQTNKVIYAKEAAISAASLGDIKTAMHLAMLYQKITNNHNDISINKILVDGYAQMGQIDKAIELLQKIRKEEKTIGTDNVLGTLYLSQKRLDKAFPLLNKFYNQVHDEDSLEKLITIYFLQNRKKEALDLLQSHIDKYGCSEQLCQKALNTFTQFNELDLAKTTFARLYEKNPIVQNAQLYIGVLILLKEFDKAQQIAELFPFDRRLLLDLYTAQKKFAQASKQASLIYQEKKDPKFLGLEAIYHYESLSMKNKKVSKQEMIPVIQKLEQAIKERQLVLLKNKDKEDAQDAFFYNFLGYSLIDYGMDVKKGIGLVKKALALDSSSALYLDSLAWGYYKLGNCLEAKKIFSTISKELIQAEPELKEHYRVIQECKK, encoded by the coding sequence ATGAGTATTCAAATGAAGAGAAAATTTTTAGCAAGTTTGTTGTGGGTTAGTCTGTGTTTGTGTCTCAAGGCCGACACCCTTTCAGAAGACCATCAGATTTTATTGAGTTCGGATGCTTTCCACAGGGGAGATTTTGCCACAGCTCAAAAAGGGTATATGAGTCTCTATAAACAGACTAATAAAGTGATTTATGCTAAAGAAGCGGCTATTTCAGCGGCAAGCTTAGGAGATATTAAAACCGCTATGCATCTAGCCATGCTCTATCAAAAAATCACTAATAACCATAATGATATTTCTATCAATAAGATTTTAGTGGATGGTTACGCTCAAATGGGGCAAATTGATAAGGCCATTGAATTACTGCAAAAAATCCGCAAAGAAGAAAAGACAATAGGTACAGATAATGTGTTAGGGACTTTGTATTTAAGCCAAAAGCGTTTGGATAAGGCTTTTCCTTTGTTGAATAAGTTTTATAACCAAGTGCATGATGAAGATAGTTTAGAAAAACTTATTACGATTTATTTTTTACAAAATCGTAAAAAAGAAGCCCTAGATTTATTGCAATCTCATATAGACAAATATGGTTGTTCAGAGCAATTATGTCAAAAGGCACTCAACACTTTCACACAATTTAATGAGCTTGATTTAGCAAAAACCACTTTTGCTCGTTTGTATGAAAAAAACCCTATTGTCCAAAACGCCCAGCTTTACATAGGGGTATTAATCCTATTAAAAGAGTTTGATAAGGCCCAACAAATCGCAGAATTATTTCCGTTTGATAGGCGTTTGTTGCTAGATTTATACACTGCACAAAAGAAATTTGCTCAAGCGTCTAAACAGGCTTCTTTAATCTATCAAGAAAAAAAAGACCCCAAATTCTTAGGATTAGAAGCTATCTATCATTATGAAAGTTTGAGCATGAAGAATAAAAAGGTATCCAAACAAGAAATGATACCTGTAATTCAAAAATTAGAGCAAGCCATTAAAGAACGCCAGCTTGTGCTTCTTAAAAATAAGGACAAAGAAGATGCTCAAGATGCTTTCTTTTATAATTTCTTAGGCTATTCATTGATAGATTATGGAATGGATGTTAAAAAAGGCATCGGTTTGGTTAAAAAAGCCTTAGCGTTAGATTCTAGCTCAGCTCTTTATTTGGACTCTTTAGCATGGGGTTATTACAAGCTTGGCAATTGCTTAGAAGCTAAAAAAATCTTTTCTACCATTTCAAAAGAGCTTATTCAAGCCGAACCAGAATTGAAAGAGCATTATAGAGTCATTCAAGAATGCAAGAAATAA
- a CDS encoding cytochrome c biogenesis protein CcdA: MFDNTLINLFETTPFLTSLLAGVLTFLSPCVLPLIPAYMSYISQISLEDIKDGKAKRVSVFLKSLMFVIGFSFVFLGVGMSMAKLIHSFVGGWVNYISGGIVLLFGLHFLGLFRFTFLYKTQSVRFSSKSNSMQRFYPFLLGVSFALGWTPCIGPIFTSIVMMSASKDSYGLLLMIVYVMGLAIPFLLVALMVERALLFLKSLKKYNRMIEIVSGLVLVLMGVLIMTDSMKSLTNFLN; encoded by the coding sequence ATGTTTGATAATACTTTAATTAATTTATTTGAGACAACGCCTTTCTTGACTTCACTCTTAGCTGGGGTTTTGACTTTTTTAAGCCCTTGTGTATTGCCTTTAATTCCAGCATATATGTCTTATATCTCTCAAATTTCTTTAGAAGATATTAAAGATGGTAAGGCTAAAAGAGTTTCGGTCTTTTTAAAATCCTTGATGTTTGTGATAGGATTTTCGTTCGTATTTTTGGGTGTGGGCATGTCTATGGCAAAGCTTATTCATAGCTTTGTAGGCGGATGGGTGAATTATATTTCTGGGGGCATTGTCTTGCTCTTTGGTTTGCATTTTTTAGGGCTATTTCGTTTTACATTTTTGTATAAGACTCAAAGCGTGCGTTTTAGTAGTAAATCTAATAGCATGCAACGCTTTTACCCCTTTCTTTTAGGGGTGAGTTTTGCCCTAGGCTGGACTCCATGTATTGGACCTATATTTACTTCTATTGTGATGATGAGTGCGAGCAAGGATAGTTATGGCTTATTGCTTATGATAGTGTATGTTATGGGGTTAGCCATTCCATTCTTATTAGTGGCTTTAATGGTAGAAAGAGCGTTATTGTTTTTAAAATCCTTAAAAAAATACAACCGCATGATTGAGATTGTTTCAGGGTTAGTGCTGGTGTTAATGGGGGTGTTGATTATGACAGACTCTATGAAAAGTTTGACAAATTTTTTGAATTAG
- a CDS encoding amidohydrolase family protein, with product MLLKNASFYYDDKLRVADIRLKDSLITEIQENLSPTDNEEVIECANLFVLPSLIDLSVTCLESYENLRQKAFKGGVGLLNIFNHAQSNIKNIMAIKDNQLEDIATLKNQGGEILIAQSDVFLELISHYAKSYNLPLLVSLENAFQSLNSGELAYELGQSFIDNAFENTYLVRFMEVSRALGIPMLLDKINSIATLELTKTFNHLGANLQAQVPLSHLVLDESVVKNYEPRFKIAPPLRDKKSQNALQVALGNNEISMLTSQHVHKNSNAQLFEESAFGCESIEYAFSVAYTFLVQKNIMSLQQLIKVMAFNQAKFLGLNSGAIKENKLANLIIVDLDAKKKVSNKNSPFYDLELQGVVQRMILEGQTAFLKGGVCEKS from the coding sequence ATGTTACTAAAGAATGCTTCATTTTATTATGATGATAAATTAAGAGTAGCGGATATTCGCTTAAAAGATTCTCTCATTACAGAGATACAAGAAAACTTAAGCCCTACAGATAACGAAGAAGTGATTGAATGTGCAAATTTATTTGTATTACCAAGCTTAATTGATTTAAGCGTTACTTGTTTAGAGAGTTATGAAAACTTAAGGCAAAAGGCTTTTAAAGGCGGGGTAGGGCTACTTAATATTTTTAATCACGCTCAAAGTAATATTAAAAATATTATGGCAATTAAGGATAATCAACTAGAAGATATTGCTACGCTTAAAAATCAAGGGGGGGAAATTTTAATCGCCCAAAGTGATGTTTTTTTAGAACTCATCAGCCATTATGCGAAATCCTATAACTTGCCCCTTTTGGTGTCTTTAGAAAATGCTTTTCAAAGCTTAAATAGTGGGGAATTAGCCTATGAATTAGGGCAAAGTTTCATAGACAATGCGTTTGAAAACACTTACTTGGTGCGTTTTATGGAAGTTTCTAGGGCTTTAGGTATTCCTATGCTTTTAGATAAAATCAATAGTATAGCCACATTAGAACTTACAAAAACCTTTAATCATTTAGGGGCAAATTTACAAGCTCAAGTGCCATTAAGTCATTTAGTGTTAGATGAAAGCGTAGTTAAAAATTATGAGCCTAGGTTCAAAATTGCCCCCCCCCTAAGGGATAAGAAAAGTCAAAATGCCTTGCAAGTTGCTTTAGGAAATAATGAAATCTCCATGCTAACTAGCCAACATGTTCATAAAAACTCAAACGCACAGCTTTTTGAAGAAAGTGCTTTTGGGTGTGAGAGTATAGAATACGCCTTTAGCGTGGCTTATACCTTTTTGGTTCAAAAAAATATCATGAGTTTGCAACAGCTTATTAAGGTTATGGCATTCAATCAAGCAAAGTTTTTAGGGCTAAACTCAGGTGCAATTAAAGAAAATAAATTAGCTAATCTTATTATCGTGGATTTAGATGCTAAAAAGAAAGTTAGTAATAAAAATTCGCCTTTTTATGATTTAGAATTACAAGGTGTAGTTCAAAGAATGATTTTAGAAGGTCAAACAGCGTTTCTTAAAGGGGGCGTATGCGAGAAATCATAG